In Danaus plexippus chromosome 6, MEX_DaPlex, whole genome shotgun sequence, a single window of DNA contains:
- the LOC133320875 gene encoding trypsin CFT-1-like isoform X3, with product MRVTVLLFVGCLAVAAALPPPVRIVGGSNAAITSYRFAASLLHSRIGVGTFIYSCGGSIITNRVILTAAYCLYNEPVYRWRVRVGSARSSTGGVVHNTLRTVVHPNYNPRTADSDIALLHSMTVFVFNNNVNSIGVPSVNYNLPDYQPVTALGWGATSHGGQLSDTLRRVDIWTVNRNVCRTRHSELGYSITDNMLCAGWLDVGGRGACIGDTGSALIHLTGNVQTIVGVYSWSYNCALPRYPSVNTFIPRYTNWILANA from the exons ATGCGTGTTACTGTTCTCTTATTTGTGGGCTGTCTAGCTGTGGCAGCcg CGCTGCCACCACCTGTGAGAATCGTCGGTGGATCAAACGCAGCAATAACATCATACAGATTTGCTGCCAGTCTTTTACATTCTAGAATTGGCGTtggtacttttatatatagctGCGGTGGGTCAATCATTACCAACAGAGTGATTCTGACTGCTGCTTATTGCCTTTA CAATGAACCTGTATATCGTTGGCGTGTTCGTGTTGGTTCAGCCAGGTCCAGCACTGGGGGAGTCGTTCATAATACTCTGAGAACAGTAGTTCATCCAAATTATAATCCCCGAACTGCTGACAGTGACATTGCTTTATTGCACTCAATGACAGTTTTCGTTTTCAACAATAACGTGAATTCAATAGGAGTTCCCAGCGTTAATTACAACCTGCCTGACTATCAACCCGTAACAGCTCTCGGATGGGGAGCTACCAGT cACGGGGGTCAACTCTCTGATACGCTCCGTCGTGTTGACATTTGGACAGTCAATAGAAACGTGTGCCGGACGCGACATTCTGAGTTGGGATACAGCATTACCGACAACATGCTGTGTGCTGGTTGGCTGGATGTCGGAGGTCGTGGCGCTTGCATTGGTGATACTGGCAGCGCTCTCATTCATCTTACCGGCAATGTTCAAACTATTGTTGGAGTGTACTCGTGGAGTTACAATTGTGCACTTCCTCGATACCCTAGCGTTAACACATTTATTCCCAGATATACTAATTGGATTCTAGCCAatgcataa
- the LOC116777473 gene encoding trypsin, alkaline B-like: protein MTRVLLLLTVCLASASAESAAGRIAIGSTGYISSYPFAASLLYSRIGVGVFTQACGGSIITYKTVLTSAYCLHGESLNAWRVRVGSSSSSSGGVVHDLSRTIVHPFYNTRTLDNDIGLLHVTTPFDVNSNVKPGTIAGANFYLPDNRLIEAIGWGLSSNGGQPSNQLRYDRMYVINRSTCQSRYSEIGRKVTNNMVCVGNLDVNGYGQCVGDFGSPVLYNSVIFGVFSFSQQCGLGRYPSVNTYIPNYIDWIVENS, encoded by the exons ATGACTCGTGTACTCTTGCTTCTTACGGTTTGTCTGGCTTCAGCGTCAG CTGAATCAGCGGCCGGAAGAATTGCGATTGGATCAACAGGTTATATCAGCTCCTACCCGTTTGCTGCCAGCCTGTTGTATTCTAGAATTGGCGTTGGAGTATTTACCCAGGCGTGTGGTGGCTCTATTATAACTTACAAAACAGTTCTAACATCAGCTTATTGCTTACA CGGTGAATCGCTAAATGCCTGGCGTGTGAGGGTTGGTTCTTCCAGCAGCAGCAGCGGAGGTGTGGTACATGATTTGTCGCGAACTATTGTGCACCCTTTTTACAATACACGCACCTTGGACAATGACATAGGGTTACTCCATGTTACTACGCCATTTGATGTTAACAGCAATGTAAAACCGGGGACTATTGCCGGTGCTAACTTCTACCTACCTGACAATAGACTTATTGAAGCTATAGGATGGGGACTAAGTAGT aatgGCGGGCAACCTTCCAATCAGTTACGTTACGATAGAATGTATGTTATTAACAGGTCCACATGTCAGTCAAGATATTCTGAAATTGGACGTAAGGTTACTAATAATATGGTTTGCGTCGGCAATTTGGACGTTAACGGCTATGGACAATGCGTTGGTGATTTTGGCAGTCCAGTTCTATACAACTCTGTCATATTTGGCGTCTTCTCGTTTAGCCAGCAATGTGGGCTTGGCCGATACCCCAGCGTTAATACTTACATACCTAACTACATCGATTGGATAGTTGAAAATAGTTAA